The Hyphomonas sediminis genome contains the following window.
CGGGCCAGCGGCCAGGCGGGACTGGCCCGCAGGCGGGGGCAGCGCTCCTCGATCAGCACGTCGACAATATGCGCGTCATCCCGCTCTGTTTCCGGGAGGAAGGCAGCCATGCCTGTTGTGGCCACAGGCTTTGCGGCAGAATCATCTGTCATATGCGGCGACCGGCCTTCCACCCTTAATAGTTAAGCCGAAAAGAATACGACCGGGCGCAAAAAACTGGAAGACTGGCCCCACATTCCCTTAGGGACACCCCCTAAATCCGTAGGAATTTCAATACTTCGGAAAGTTTCGCTTTACCAAGACGCAAGACGCGCATGGCATTGTGAACGTCAGACGGGCGGCGGCTTAACACCTCTGGCCCAGCAAGCAGTCAAACTTTCAACGGGGTTCTAGTTCATGAAAGTGCTTTGGGTCGAAGATCACGAACCGGTGCGTACGATGCTGACGCATGCTGCCGACAAGGCCGCGCGCGCCCGTATTCCGGTCGATCTCGTAATGGCGGAGGGCCTGCTGGCCGCCGAGCGCCGCCTGCGCCTTGAGCGCTTTGATCTCGTGATCGTTGACCTGCAGCTGCCGGAAACCGGCGATGATGTGGATATGGCCGTGGCGCGCATTGCCAATATGGGCAAGCATCGCATTGCGGTCTCCTCTTCCCGGCCAGAGCGCGACGATGTTGTTGCCTCCGCCGTGCGTTGCGGGGCCAATATCCATCCTGTCGCCGTGTTCAAGGCTGGCCTGAACTTCAACCGGTTTATCCAGCGCCCGGAGTCCTTCGAGGATTTCCTGCTGGAACTGATGCCGGCTGCCGGCGCCCGCAGCACGGCCAGCCGCGCGGCCTGATAAAAGCGCCCGGCGCTTGCCCCCTACGCCATCCAGTTGCTAAGCCGCCCGGAGGCGCTCCGGGCGGTTTTCAGTTTTTGAGGAAAAGACAGACGCATGCCAGACATCTTTTCCTATCCTGCCTCGCTGACGTTGATCGTTCTCAACGTGTTTGCGAGCCTGATTGCCTTCCGCAACCAGGCTTTCAACGAACAGAACATCCTGTGGGTCGGCCCGATGCAGGAGGCAGGCGAATGGCATCGCCTGATCAGCTCCGGCTTCCTGCATGTGAATGGGCCGCACCTGGTCCTGAACATGTATGGCCTCTTCATGTTCGGCCCGGTGATCGAGCACTATCTGGGCGGCGTGAACTTCCTCATCATCTACATTGCCTCCCTGATCGGGGGCAGCGTGTGGGCCTATGTGTGGAACAAGAACAATCCGCAATATCGCGCTGCGGGCGCCTCAGGCGCGCTTTCCGGCATCATCCTTGCCTTCTGCCTGATCGATCCGTTCTCTGTGCTGCTGTTCCTGTTCGTCATTCCGATGTGGGGCATCGTGTTCGGCATTGCCTTCGTGGTGCTGAGCTATGTGTTCTCCCAGCGCGCCAACCGCGTGATCGGGCATGAAGCCCATCTTGGCGGCGCAGTGACAGGCATTGTCACGACGCTGCTGGTAGCGCCGCAGGTGTGGACGCATTTCCTGCTGCAGATCTCGCAGAAATTCGGCTGAGATCGGGGCGGCAGATGGGCGGTGTGCGCGCAAAGTATGAGGCGAAGGTGACCAGCGGCGCGCTGGCGACAGACCCGGCGCAGGCTGAGGCCGCCGCATTGCTGGACGGATTGGCCCAGCGCCTGGCGCGCCAGCCAAAGCCCGGCCTTTTTTCAAAGCCGGAGCCGGTGACCGGGCTTTACCTCTGGGGCGGGGTTGGCCGGGGCAAATCCATGCTGATGGACCTGTTCTTCGGCGAGGCCGTGACACGCCCCAAACGCCGCGTGCACTTCCACGAATTCATGGCCGAAGTGCATGAGCGCCTCGGCGCCTGGCGCAAGATGACCGACCAGGAGAAGAAGCGCTCCGAATGGCGGGTGAAGTCTGCCGGTGACGACCCGATCCCGCCAGTGGCCAAGCAGATTGCAGCTGAAGCCAAGTTGCTGTGCTTCGACGAGTTCCAGGTAACGCAGATTGCAGACGCCATGATCCTTGGGCGACTGTTTGACCAGCTGTTCCAGCGCGGCGTGACGGTGGTGGCCACCTCCAATCGCCACCCGGATGATCTCTACAAGGACGGCATCAACCGGCAGCTTTTCCTGCCCTTCATTGCCGAGCTGAAATCGCGCTGCCAGGTGATGCAGCTGGTCTCCGCGCGTGATTACCGGCTGGACCGGCTGGTGGAAGCGCCGGTCTGGTATGCGCCGCTGGACGCGGGCAGCGCCGCTGCGCTGGACCGGGCCTGGGACCGGCTGACGCTGGGCGCCGAGGCGCAACACTGCACACTGACGGTCAAGGGACGGAAGCTGGAGGTGAACCGCGAGGCCGCAGGCGTCGCCCGCTTTACCTTTGACGAGCTGTGCGCCCGCCCACTCGGCCCACTCGACTATCTGATGATTGCGGGCACATTCCACACAATCATCCTTGAGGGTATCCCCCTGCTCTCGCCGGAGAAGCGCAATGAGGCGATGCGGTTCGTCAGCCTGATCGATGCGCTTTATGAGGCAAAAGTGAAACTGGTGGCGAGCGCGGAGGCCGAGCCCGGCGCGCTTTATCCGCAAGGCGACGGCGCTTTCGAGTTTGAGCGCACGGCCAGCCGCCTGTTCGAAATGCGGTCCAAGGACTATCTTGGCCAGGAGCGGAAAGATGTGGATCTCTCCGGCGCGGCGGCCAAGTAGAGGCGTATTGGGACGCATAGGTACATTTCCGGAGGCTGAAGCCGGATGCTTGCACCGGCTGATCCTGCTCCTACATGACAGTCAGGTAAGGCGGGCCGCCCGGCCCCGGACCTGCGACAACACGAAGATGTGACACTGGCCGGAATACCGCGCCGGCCCCTCTTCCATATGCTTGCCTCAATTCCTATTTATGCATCTGCGCGATGAGTGAATTGCGCGCGCCCGGTGAGGACGCCGCCGCTTAGCGGGGCTAAAACTCCGGGTGAGCTCTGAGGAAAAGGGAAGGTTGCCGGCAAGACGGGACCAGACCCGAAAAGGAGGAATGAACATGGCCAACACGACCGCAAGAAGCAGTTCCGTTGCCCTCAGCCCCGAACAGGGCCTGAGCCGCTATCTCAGCGAAATCCGCAAGTTCCCGATGCTCGAGAAGAACGAGGAATTCATGCTGGCGCGCCGGTGGCGCGAACATGAAGACACCGACGCTGCCGAGAAGATGGTGACCTCCCACCTGCGCCTCGTGGCGAAGATCGCCATGGGCTATCGCGGCTACGGCCTGCCGATGGCTGAAGTGATCTCCGAGGGCAATGTGGGCCTGATGCAGGCCGTCAAGAAATTCGACCCGGACAAGGGCTTCCGCCTCGCCACCTATGCGATGTGGTGGATCCGCGCAGCCATCCAGGAATACATCCTGCGCAGCTGGAGCCTCGTCAAACTCGGCACCACCGCCGCCCAGAAGAAGCTGTTCTTCAACCTGCGCCGCCTGAAAGGCGAAATCCAGGCGCTAGACGACGGCGACCTGAAGCCGGAACAAGCCCGCCTGATCGCCGAAAAGCTGAACGTCACCGAGGAGGAAGTCTACTCGATGAACGGCCGCATGAGCGGCTCGGACGCTTCGCTGAACGTGCCGATGGGCCAGGACGGCGACATGGAGTGGCAGGACTGGCTGGCTGATGACGAGCCTGGCACGGCGGAGACCTTCGCCAACCGCCAGGAACTCGACGCCCGGATGGAACTGCTGACCCAGGCGATGGAAGACCTCTCCGAACGGGAACGCCACATCCTGACCGAGCGCCGCCTGATCGACGAGCCCAAGACGCTCGAAGAGCTGTCCGAGCAGTATAATGTCAGCCGGGAACGCATCCGCCAGATCGAGGTGCGCGCCTTCGAAAAGCTCCAGAAAGCCATGAAGCGCATGGCCAAGGAGCAAGGCATGCCAGTCGGCGCATGACAGAAAATTGAGGGAACACCTGCCGTGTTTGCGGGTTAAAGAC
Protein-coding sequences here:
- the zapE gene encoding cell division protein ZapE, with translation MGGVRAKYEAKVTSGALATDPAQAEAAALLDGLAQRLARQPKPGLFSKPEPVTGLYLWGGVGRGKSMLMDLFFGEAVTRPKRRVHFHEFMAEVHERLGAWRKMTDQEKKRSEWRVKSAGDDPIPPVAKQIAAEAKLLCFDEFQVTQIADAMILGRLFDQLFQRGVTVVATSNRHPDDLYKDGINRQLFLPFIAELKSRCQVMQLVSARDYRLDRLVEAPVWYAPLDAGSAAALDRAWDRLTLGAEAQHCTLTVKGRKLEVNREAAGVARFTFDELCARPLGPLDYLMIAGTFHTIILEGIPLLSPEKRNEAMRFVSLIDALYEAKVKLVASAEAEPGALYPQGDGAFEFERTASRLFEMRSKDYLGQERKDVDLSGAAAK
- a CDS encoding response regulator is translated as MKVLWVEDHEPVRTMLTHAADKAARARIPVDLVMAEGLLAAERRLRLERFDLVIVDLQLPETGDDVDMAVARIANMGKHRIAVSSSRPERDDVVASAVRCGANIHPVAVFKAGLNFNRFIQRPESFEDFLLELMPAAGARSTASRAA
- a CDS encoding rhomboid family intramembrane serine protease is translated as MPDIFSYPASLTLIVLNVFASLIAFRNQAFNEQNILWVGPMQEAGEWHRLISSGFLHVNGPHLVLNMYGLFMFGPVIEHYLGGVNFLIIYIASLIGGSVWAYVWNKNNPQYRAAGASGALSGIILAFCLIDPFSVLLFLFVIPMWGIVFGIAFVVLSYVFSQRANRVIGHEAHLGGAVTGIVTTLLVAPQVWTHFLLQISQKFG
- the rpoH gene encoding RNA polymerase sigma factor RpoH, with translation MANTTARSSSVALSPEQGLSRYLSEIRKFPMLEKNEEFMLARRWREHEDTDAAEKMVTSHLRLVAKIAMGYRGYGLPMAEVISEGNVGLMQAVKKFDPDKGFRLATYAMWWIRAAIQEYILRSWSLVKLGTTAAQKKLFFNLRRLKGEIQALDDGDLKPEQARLIAEKLNVTEEEVYSMNGRMSGSDASLNVPMGQDGDMEWQDWLADDEPGTAETFANRQELDARMELLTQAMEDLSERERHILTERRLIDEPKTLEELSEQYNVSRERIRQIEVRAFEKLQKAMKRMAKEQGMPVGA